One stretch of Lemur catta isolate mLemCat1 chromosome 2, mLemCat1.pri, whole genome shotgun sequence DNA includes these proteins:
- the HSF2 gene encoding heat shock factor protein 2 isoform X4 gives MKQSSNVPAFLSKLWTLVEETHTNEFITWSQNGQSFLVLDEQRFAKEILPKYFKHNNMASFVRQLNMYGFRKVVHIDSGIVKQERDGPVEFQHPYFKQGQDDLLENIKRKVSSSKPEENKIRQEDLTKIISSAQKVQIKQETIESRLSELKSENESLWKEVSELRAKHAQQQQVIRKIVQFIVTLVQNNQLVSLKRKRPLLLNTNGAQKKNLFQHIVKEPTDNHHHKVPHSRTEGLKPRERISDDIIIYDVTDDNADEENIPVIPETNEDVISDPSNCSQYPDIVIVEDDNEDEYAPVIQSGEQSEPARESLSSGSDGTNPLMSSAVQLNGSSSLTTEDPVTMMDSILNDNINLLGKVELLDYLDSIDCSLEDFQAMLSGRQFSIDPDLLVDSENKGLDTTKNNVVQPVSEEGRKSKSKPDKQLIQYTAFPLLAFLDGNPASTVEQGSTTASSEVMSSVDKPIEVDELLDSSLDPEPTQSKLVRLEPLTEAEASEATLFYLCELAPAPLDSDMPLLDS, from the exons aatggcCAAAGTTTTTTAGTCTTGGATGAGCAAAGATTTGCAAAAGAAATTCTTCCCAAATATTTCAAGCACAATAACATGGCAAGCTTTGTGAGGCAACTGAATATGT ATGGTTTTCGCAAAGTAGTACATATTGACTCTGGAATTGTAAAACAGGAAAGAGATGGTCCTGTTGAATTTCAGCATCCTTACTTCAAACAAGGCCAGGATGACTTGTTGGAGAACATTAAAAGGAAG gtttcatcttcaaaaccagaagaaaataaaattcgtCAGGaagatttaacaaaaattatcAGTAGTGCCCAGAAGGttcaaataaaacaagaaactATTGAGTCCAGGCTTTCTGAATTAAAAAG TGAAAATGAGTCCCTTTGGAAGGAAGTGTCAGAATTACGAGCAAAGCACGCACAACAGCAGCAAGTTATTCGAAAG attGTCCAGTTTATTGTTACATTGGTTCAGAATAACCAACTTGTGAGTTTAAAACGtaaaag GCCTCTACTTCTAAACACTAATGGAGCTCAAAAGAAGAATCTGTTTCAACACATAGTCAAAGAACCAACTGATAATCACCATCATAAA gTTCCCCATAGTCGAACTGAAGGTTTAAAGCCAAGAGAGCGGATTTCAGATGACATCATTATTTATGATGTTACTGATGATAatgcagatgaagaaaatatCCCAGTTATTCCAGAAACTAATGAGGATGTTATATCTGATCCCTCCAA CTGTAGCCAGTACCCTGATATTGTCATAGTTGAAGATGACAATGAAGATGAGTATGCACCTGTCATCCAGAGTGGAGAGCAGAGTGAACCAGCCAGAGAATCCCTAAGTTCAGGCAGTGATGGCACCAACCCTCTCATGTCTAGTGCTGTCCAGCTAAATGGCTCATCTAGTCTGACCACAGAAGATCCTGTGACCATGATGGATTCCATTTTGAATGATAACATCAATCTTTTGGGAAA GGTTGAGCTGTTGGATTATCTTGACAGTATTGATTGCAGTTTAGAGGACTTCCAAGCCATGCTGTCAGGAAGACAGTTTAGCATAGACCCAGATCTCCTGGTTGAT tctgaGAATAAAGGATTAGACACTACCAAGAACAATGTAGTTCAGCCAGtttcagaagagggaagaaaatctAAATCCAAACCAG ATAAGCAGCTTATCCAGTACACTGCCTTTCCACTTCTTGCATTCCTTGATGGGAACCCTGCTTCTACTGTTGAACAGGGGAGTACAACAGCATCATCAGAAGTTATGTCCTCTGTAGATAAACCCATAGAAGTTGATGAGCTTCTGGATAGCAGCCTAGACCCAGAACCAACCCAAAGTAAGCTTGTTCGCCTGGAGCCATTGACTGAAGCTGAAGCTAGTGAAGCTACACTGTTTTATTTATGCGAACTTGCTCCTGCACCTCTGGATAGTGATATGCCACTTTTAGATAGCTAA
- the HSF2 gene encoding heat shock factor protein 2 isoform X1, which produces MKQSSNVPAFLSKLWTLVEETHTNEFITWSQNGQSFLVLDEQRFAKEILPKYFKHNNMASFVRQLNMYGFRKVVHIDSGIVKQERDGPVEFQHPYFKQGQDDLLENIKRKVSSSKPEENKIRQEDLTKIISSAQKVQIKQETIESRLSELKSENESLWKEVSELRAKHAQQQQVIRKIVQFIVTLVQNNQLVSLKRKRPLLLNTNGAQKKNLFQHIVKEPTDNHHHKVPHSRTEGLKPRERISDDIIIYDVTDDNADEENIPVIPETNEDVISDPSNSCSQYPDIVIVEDDNEDEYAPVIQSGEQSEPARESLSSGSDGTNPLMSSAVQLNGSSSLTTEDPVTMMDSILNDNINLLGKVELLDYLDSIDCSLEDFQAMLSGRQFSIDPDLLVDLFTSSVQMSPTDYINNTKSENKGLDTTKNNVVQPVSEEGRKSKSKPDKQLIQYTAFPLLAFLDGNPASTVEQGSTTASSEVMSSVDKPIEVDELLDSSLDPEPTQSKLVRLEPLTEAEASEATLFYLCELAPAPLDSDMPLLDS; this is translated from the exons aatggcCAAAGTTTTTTAGTCTTGGATGAGCAAAGATTTGCAAAAGAAATTCTTCCCAAATATTTCAAGCACAATAACATGGCAAGCTTTGTGAGGCAACTGAATATGT ATGGTTTTCGCAAAGTAGTACATATTGACTCTGGAATTGTAAAACAGGAAAGAGATGGTCCTGTTGAATTTCAGCATCCTTACTTCAAACAAGGCCAGGATGACTTGTTGGAGAACATTAAAAGGAAG gtttcatcttcaaaaccagaagaaaataaaattcgtCAGGaagatttaacaaaaattatcAGTAGTGCCCAGAAGGttcaaataaaacaagaaactATTGAGTCCAGGCTTTCTGAATTAAAAAG TGAAAATGAGTCCCTTTGGAAGGAAGTGTCAGAATTACGAGCAAAGCACGCACAACAGCAGCAAGTTATTCGAAAG attGTCCAGTTTATTGTTACATTGGTTCAGAATAACCAACTTGTGAGTTTAAAACGtaaaag GCCTCTACTTCTAAACACTAATGGAGCTCAAAAGAAGAATCTGTTTCAACACATAGTCAAAGAACCAACTGATAATCACCATCATAAA gTTCCCCATAGTCGAACTGAAGGTTTAAAGCCAAGAGAGCGGATTTCAGATGACATCATTATTTATGATGTTACTGATGATAatgcagatgaagaaaatatCCCAGTTATTCCAGAAACTAATGAGGATGTTATATCTGATCCCTCCAA TAGCTGTAGCCAGTACCCTGATATTGTCATAGTTGAAGATGACAATGAAGATGAGTATGCACCTGTCATCCAGAGTGGAGAGCAGAGTGAACCAGCCAGAGAATCCCTAAGTTCAGGCAGTGATGGCACCAACCCTCTCATGTCTAGTGCTGTCCAGCTAAATGGCTCATCTAGTCTGACCACAGAAGATCCTGTGACCATGATGGATTCCATTTTGAATGATAACATCAATCTTTTGGGAAA GGTTGAGCTGTTGGATTATCTTGACAGTATTGATTGCAGTTTAGAGGACTTCCAAGCCATGCTGTCAGGAAGACAGTTTAGCATAGACCCAGATCTCCTGGTTGAT CTTTTCACTAGTTCTGTGCAGATGAGTCCCACAGATTACATCAATAATACAAAA tctgaGAATAAAGGATTAGACACTACCAAGAACAATGTAGTTCAGCCAGtttcagaagagggaagaaaatctAAATCCAAACCAG ATAAGCAGCTTATCCAGTACACTGCCTTTCCACTTCTTGCATTCCTTGATGGGAACCCTGCTTCTACTGTTGAACAGGGGAGTACAACAGCATCATCAGAAGTTATGTCCTCTGTAGATAAACCCATAGAAGTTGATGAGCTTCTGGATAGCAGCCTAGACCCAGAACCAACCCAAAGTAAGCTTGTTCGCCTGGAGCCATTGACTGAAGCTGAAGCTAGTGAAGCTACACTGTTTTATTTATGCGAACTTGCTCCTGCACCTCTGGATAGTGATATGCCACTTTTAGATAGCTAA
- the HSF2 gene encoding heat shock factor protein 2 isoform X5, which produces MKQSSNVPAFLSKLWTLVEETHTNEFITWSQNGQSFLVLDEQRFAKEILPKYFKHNNMASFVRQLNMYGFRKVVHIDSGIVKQERDGPVEFQHPYFKQGQDDLLENIKRKVSSSKPEENKIRQEDLTKIISSAQKVQIKQETIESRLSELKSENESLWKEVSELRAKHAQQQQVIRKIVQFIVTLVQNNQLVSLKRKRPLLLNTNGAQKKNLFQHIVKEPTDNHHHKVPHSRTEGLKPRERISDDIIIYDVTDDNADEENIPVIPETNEDVISDPSNSCSQYPDIVIVEDDNEDEYAPVIQSGEQSEPARESLSSGSDGTNPLMSSAVQLNGSSSLTTEDPVTMMDSILNDNINLLGKVELLDYLDSIDCSLEDFQAMLSGRQFSIDPDLLVDLFTSSVQMSPTDYINNTKHADIWDLQVSGIYSY; this is translated from the exons aatggcCAAAGTTTTTTAGTCTTGGATGAGCAAAGATTTGCAAAAGAAATTCTTCCCAAATATTTCAAGCACAATAACATGGCAAGCTTTGTGAGGCAACTGAATATGT ATGGTTTTCGCAAAGTAGTACATATTGACTCTGGAATTGTAAAACAGGAAAGAGATGGTCCTGTTGAATTTCAGCATCCTTACTTCAAACAAGGCCAGGATGACTTGTTGGAGAACATTAAAAGGAAG gtttcatcttcaaaaccagaagaaaataaaattcgtCAGGaagatttaacaaaaattatcAGTAGTGCCCAGAAGGttcaaataaaacaagaaactATTGAGTCCAGGCTTTCTGAATTAAAAAG TGAAAATGAGTCCCTTTGGAAGGAAGTGTCAGAATTACGAGCAAAGCACGCACAACAGCAGCAAGTTATTCGAAAG attGTCCAGTTTATTGTTACATTGGTTCAGAATAACCAACTTGTGAGTTTAAAACGtaaaag GCCTCTACTTCTAAACACTAATGGAGCTCAAAAGAAGAATCTGTTTCAACACATAGTCAAAGAACCAACTGATAATCACCATCATAAA gTTCCCCATAGTCGAACTGAAGGTTTAAAGCCAAGAGAGCGGATTTCAGATGACATCATTATTTATGATGTTACTGATGATAatgcagatgaagaaaatatCCCAGTTATTCCAGAAACTAATGAGGATGTTATATCTGATCCCTCCAA TAGCTGTAGCCAGTACCCTGATATTGTCATAGTTGAAGATGACAATGAAGATGAGTATGCACCTGTCATCCAGAGTGGAGAGCAGAGTGAACCAGCCAGAGAATCCCTAAGTTCAGGCAGTGATGGCACCAACCCTCTCATGTCTAGTGCTGTCCAGCTAAATGGCTCATCTAGTCTGACCACAGAAGATCCTGTGACCATGATGGATTCCATTTTGAATGATAACATCAATCTTTTGGGAAA GGTTGAGCTGTTGGATTATCTTGACAGTATTGATTGCAGTTTAGAGGACTTCCAAGCCATGCTGTCAGGAAGACAGTTTAGCATAGACCCAGATCTCCTGGTTGAT CTTTTCACTAGTTCTGTGCAGATGAGTCCCACAGATTACATCAATAATACAAAA CATGCAGATATCTGGGACTTGCAGGTGTCTGGGATTTACAGCTATTGA
- the HSF2 gene encoding heat shock factor protein 2 isoform X2: MKQSSNVPAFLSKLWTLVEETHTNEFITWSQNGQSFLVLDEQRFAKEILPKYFKHNNMASFVRQLNMYGFRKVVHIDSGIVKQERDGPVEFQHPYFKQGQDDLLENIKRKVSSSKPEENKIRQEDLTKIISSAQKVQIKQETIESRLSELKSENESLWKEVSELRAKHAQQQQVIRKIVQFIVTLVQNNQLVSLKRKRPLLLNTNGAQKKNLFQHIVKEPTDNHHHKVPHSRTEGLKPRERISDDIIIYDVTDDNADEENIPVIPETNEDVISDPSNCSQYPDIVIVEDDNEDEYAPVIQSGEQSEPARESLSSGSDGTNPLMSSAVQLNGSSSLTTEDPVTMMDSILNDNINLLGKVELLDYLDSIDCSLEDFQAMLSGRQFSIDPDLLVDLFTSSVQMSPTDYINNTKSENKGLDTTKNNVVQPVSEEGRKSKSKPDKQLIQYTAFPLLAFLDGNPASTVEQGSTTASSEVMSSVDKPIEVDELLDSSLDPEPTQSKLVRLEPLTEAEASEATLFYLCELAPAPLDSDMPLLDS; the protein is encoded by the exons aatggcCAAAGTTTTTTAGTCTTGGATGAGCAAAGATTTGCAAAAGAAATTCTTCCCAAATATTTCAAGCACAATAACATGGCAAGCTTTGTGAGGCAACTGAATATGT ATGGTTTTCGCAAAGTAGTACATATTGACTCTGGAATTGTAAAACAGGAAAGAGATGGTCCTGTTGAATTTCAGCATCCTTACTTCAAACAAGGCCAGGATGACTTGTTGGAGAACATTAAAAGGAAG gtttcatcttcaaaaccagaagaaaataaaattcgtCAGGaagatttaacaaaaattatcAGTAGTGCCCAGAAGGttcaaataaaacaagaaactATTGAGTCCAGGCTTTCTGAATTAAAAAG TGAAAATGAGTCCCTTTGGAAGGAAGTGTCAGAATTACGAGCAAAGCACGCACAACAGCAGCAAGTTATTCGAAAG attGTCCAGTTTATTGTTACATTGGTTCAGAATAACCAACTTGTGAGTTTAAAACGtaaaag GCCTCTACTTCTAAACACTAATGGAGCTCAAAAGAAGAATCTGTTTCAACACATAGTCAAAGAACCAACTGATAATCACCATCATAAA gTTCCCCATAGTCGAACTGAAGGTTTAAAGCCAAGAGAGCGGATTTCAGATGACATCATTATTTATGATGTTACTGATGATAatgcagatgaagaaaatatCCCAGTTATTCCAGAAACTAATGAGGATGTTATATCTGATCCCTCCAA CTGTAGCCAGTACCCTGATATTGTCATAGTTGAAGATGACAATGAAGATGAGTATGCACCTGTCATCCAGAGTGGAGAGCAGAGTGAACCAGCCAGAGAATCCCTAAGTTCAGGCAGTGATGGCACCAACCCTCTCATGTCTAGTGCTGTCCAGCTAAATGGCTCATCTAGTCTGACCACAGAAGATCCTGTGACCATGATGGATTCCATTTTGAATGATAACATCAATCTTTTGGGAAA GGTTGAGCTGTTGGATTATCTTGACAGTATTGATTGCAGTTTAGAGGACTTCCAAGCCATGCTGTCAGGAAGACAGTTTAGCATAGACCCAGATCTCCTGGTTGAT CTTTTCACTAGTTCTGTGCAGATGAGTCCCACAGATTACATCAATAATACAAAA tctgaGAATAAAGGATTAGACACTACCAAGAACAATGTAGTTCAGCCAGtttcagaagagggaagaaaatctAAATCCAAACCAG ATAAGCAGCTTATCCAGTACACTGCCTTTCCACTTCTTGCATTCCTTGATGGGAACCCTGCTTCTACTGTTGAACAGGGGAGTACAACAGCATCATCAGAAGTTATGTCCTCTGTAGATAAACCCATAGAAGTTGATGAGCTTCTGGATAGCAGCCTAGACCCAGAACCAACCCAAAGTAAGCTTGTTCGCCTGGAGCCATTGACTGAAGCTGAAGCTAGTGAAGCTACACTGTTTTATTTATGCGAACTTGCTCCTGCACCTCTGGATAGTGATATGCCACTTTTAGATAGCTAA
- the HSF2 gene encoding heat shock factor protein 2 isoform X3 has product MKQSSNVPAFLSKLWTLVEETHTNEFITWSQNGQSFLVLDEQRFAKEILPKYFKHNNMASFVRQLNMYGFRKVVHIDSGIVKQERDGPVEFQHPYFKQGQDDLLENIKRKVSSSKPEENKIRQEDLTKIISSAQKVQIKQETIESRLSELKSENESLWKEVSELRAKHAQQQQVIRKIVQFIVTLVQNNQLVSLKRKRPLLLNTNGAQKKNLFQHIVKEPTDNHHHKVPHSRTEGLKPRERISDDIIIYDVTDDNADEENIPVIPETNEDVISDPSNSCSQYPDIVIVEDDNEDEYAPVIQSGEQSEPARESLSSGSDGTNPLMSSAVQLNGSSSLTTEDPVTMMDSILNDNINLLGKVELLDYLDSIDCSLEDFQAMLSGRQFSIDPDLLVDSENKGLDTTKNNVVQPVSEEGRKSKSKPDKQLIQYTAFPLLAFLDGNPASTVEQGSTTASSEVMSSVDKPIEVDELLDSSLDPEPTQSKLVRLEPLTEAEASEATLFYLCELAPAPLDSDMPLLDS; this is encoded by the exons aatggcCAAAGTTTTTTAGTCTTGGATGAGCAAAGATTTGCAAAAGAAATTCTTCCCAAATATTTCAAGCACAATAACATGGCAAGCTTTGTGAGGCAACTGAATATGT ATGGTTTTCGCAAAGTAGTACATATTGACTCTGGAATTGTAAAACAGGAAAGAGATGGTCCTGTTGAATTTCAGCATCCTTACTTCAAACAAGGCCAGGATGACTTGTTGGAGAACATTAAAAGGAAG gtttcatcttcaaaaccagaagaaaataaaattcgtCAGGaagatttaacaaaaattatcAGTAGTGCCCAGAAGGttcaaataaaacaagaaactATTGAGTCCAGGCTTTCTGAATTAAAAAG TGAAAATGAGTCCCTTTGGAAGGAAGTGTCAGAATTACGAGCAAAGCACGCACAACAGCAGCAAGTTATTCGAAAG attGTCCAGTTTATTGTTACATTGGTTCAGAATAACCAACTTGTGAGTTTAAAACGtaaaag GCCTCTACTTCTAAACACTAATGGAGCTCAAAAGAAGAATCTGTTTCAACACATAGTCAAAGAACCAACTGATAATCACCATCATAAA gTTCCCCATAGTCGAACTGAAGGTTTAAAGCCAAGAGAGCGGATTTCAGATGACATCATTATTTATGATGTTACTGATGATAatgcagatgaagaaaatatCCCAGTTATTCCAGAAACTAATGAGGATGTTATATCTGATCCCTCCAA TAGCTGTAGCCAGTACCCTGATATTGTCATAGTTGAAGATGACAATGAAGATGAGTATGCACCTGTCATCCAGAGTGGAGAGCAGAGTGAACCAGCCAGAGAATCCCTAAGTTCAGGCAGTGATGGCACCAACCCTCTCATGTCTAGTGCTGTCCAGCTAAATGGCTCATCTAGTCTGACCACAGAAGATCCTGTGACCATGATGGATTCCATTTTGAATGATAACATCAATCTTTTGGGAAA GGTTGAGCTGTTGGATTATCTTGACAGTATTGATTGCAGTTTAGAGGACTTCCAAGCCATGCTGTCAGGAAGACAGTTTAGCATAGACCCAGATCTCCTGGTTGAT tctgaGAATAAAGGATTAGACACTACCAAGAACAATGTAGTTCAGCCAGtttcagaagagggaagaaaatctAAATCCAAACCAG ATAAGCAGCTTATCCAGTACACTGCCTTTCCACTTCTTGCATTCCTTGATGGGAACCCTGCTTCTACTGTTGAACAGGGGAGTACAACAGCATCATCAGAAGTTATGTCCTCTGTAGATAAACCCATAGAAGTTGATGAGCTTCTGGATAGCAGCCTAGACCCAGAACCAACCCAAAGTAAGCTTGTTCGCCTGGAGCCATTGACTGAAGCTGAAGCTAGTGAAGCTACACTGTTTTATTTATGCGAACTTGCTCCTGCACCTCTGGATAGTGATATGCCACTTTTAGATAGCTAA